Genomic window (Ictalurus furcatus strain D&B chromosome 26, Billie_1.0, whole genome shotgun sequence):
TCTATACATCATTTATATGTCGTCTACAGCACCTGGATTTGCCTTGTGTTGACGAGTTTATAAGCTACGAGCAAAACTAAAGCGTGCTTAGGGTcaaacactcactcattcattcattcattcattcattcattcattcagtgactggctgactgactgactgactgactcgcTGGCagaatgactgactgactcactggcagaatgactgactgactcgCTGGCTAACTGACTTGCTCACTGACTCGTTGACATACTGACTGACTTGCTGGCTAACTGACTGACTCGCTCATTGACTCGATGACTGACTTACTCGCTGACAGACTGACTGACTCGCTGGCTAACTGACTGATTGACTTGCTCACTGACTCTCTGTCTGACTTGCTCATATACTCGATGACTGACTTGCTCATATACTCGATGACTGACTtgctcactgactgactgacttgctcactgactgactgacttgctcactgactgactgactcgcTGACAGACTGACCGACTCGCTggctaactgactgactgacttgctCACTGACTCGCTGACTGACTTGCTCATTGACTCGATGACTGACTTGCTCACTGACTCGCTGACAGACTGACTGACTTGCTCACTGACTCGCTGACAGACTGCCTGACTTGCTCACTGACTCGCTGACAGACTGCCTGACTTGCCCACTGACTCGCTGACAGACTGCCTGACTTGCCCACTGACTCGCTGACAGACTGCCTGACTTGCTCACTGACTCGCTGACAGACTGCCTGACTTGCTCACTGACTCGCTGACAGACTGCCTGACTTGCCCACTGACTCGCTGACAGACTGCCTGACTTGCTCACTGACTCGCTGACAGACTGCCTGACTTGCTCACTGACTCGCTGACAGACTGACTGACTTGCTGACTTACTCTTTGTAAGCACTTTGTCCTGTTCAGGattcagttccagtgaagggaacttGTAAAGCCACAGCtcacaaagacatcctatacaagtgtgtgcttcaaactttgtggcattATTTTGGGGAATACACACATACGAGTgtattggtcaggtgtccacaaacctttggccatatagtgtgcaAATTAATTTTGGTGACAAAACAATttggcattttttaaattaatcttaatgtttaatttaaactaAGCTGTATTGTGACTTAAAGAAAACTGTGTAATGGGTGAGGTTTGTATCAGGCATTGTAATGATTAAAATTGCAGTTATCACCCTGTGAAGCTACAACAGTAACAGTCATTTACACTCCTGCATGTTattcacttcctgtgtgtgtttcttctcaGGCTACGTCCAGGGCATGAACATTATTATGGAGTCGGAGGTGTCGCTGACTGCAGCTTTGAGGTCTGATTCCTTTGAGGAGGTGCTGATCGGTGAAGGTGTTATAGTTGGTGAAGGTATTATAATTGgtgaaattataattatatacttATTATATACGTCTTGATCTTGAGAAACACAAGTTAAATGATTTTAACTAATAATGCTtaggattttaaaaagaaaaacctatATGCACAGATAATGTGCATGCAGAAAAATGTATCGCTCCTGcatcctttttttcctcttccttttATTGTTTCACTTTCTCTTCCATTCTTGAGACTCGGTCCAGAATGTTTATCGCTTCCTCAGAAGGTTAACATAATTAACTGTGAcaattaacataattaattGGTGAGAAGTTAGCTTTTATTGACCTTGCTGTAATAAACATGAGCTccacattcatgcattttgcTCTGTTGCAAAATTGATgcgtatttatttttatttacgtACTACTTACGTTACTGTTTTGCGTTTCAAAGATTAACACTCAGTGTGAACTGTATTGTTTTCATCATAAGCTTGCCACCTTGTCCACTTTtgatattaattcattttcatatttaggAAATATAGGCTTTTAGTTATCAAActgaaagtaattttttttcttcctgatttaaaatgataaaggAACTATCGAGGAAAAGAATTGTGATGATCATTGGTTGGTCGTCATCGTAACAGCCTTCTGCTAATCCGGATTTTAATTCTTACACTAAATGTCTTTCTGAATAAGTGGGTACATTTGACATCTCTCCTACTACACTGCCATGTTTTTTACAGACATACTGACAGTGTCTGTCTCAGACTCGCACTGCACTATACTGAAAATGAAGGATCTACCTGTGCCAGAAGATGCCTTACATGACGATgtctcaaggtttttttttttaatctttcttgCATTATTCAGTTTTCTTGTCTTTTGCTTTCCCAGACAATTTCCCTAATTTGACTAGACTgcttctttgtgtgttttttttatttttaaaggaaccTGGAGTCCGGTTCAGACAACAGTCAGATGTCTTCATCAGGCAGAAATGATGCTATGTTATTAGGGAAGTTAGACACGTATGACTATATGATGCTGCTGTCGCCAGCTAATGTTTTATCTGATGACCAGTTGGCCCCTGTGTCACCTGTCCAGCTTTCCTATCAACAGCACGACTGCAGCCCAGCCTGTCTCCCTCACCTCCCGTCTCACTCGGACACTTTTCTTGGCCACAACCCCTTGCAAGTTCCTCTTCTCTGCCACTTCCAGCGGCATTGTGCCAAGCCACTGATGCTTTCACCACACGAGGAACTGGACTCGGACGTGCTCTACAAAGCCCcgtgtgggcggagcttgcGCCGCATGGATGACGTGTATCAGTTCTTACAGCAGACTAAAAGCCTCGGGGTCCTGCAGCAGACCAACTTCAGCTTCAATTCGCAGGTACTGCCAGAGCGGCAGGCCCAGCCAAGGCCGCTAGCCCCTGCTTCACCTCTTCCCACAACCAGTATTTCTGAGAGAGACATAAGCCGTGGGATTGAATCTGTCCCGGTTACTCTGTGTAATGACTTGGATGGTGTACGGCCAAAAGAGTTTCGCTATCGCAAGGATCGCTGGCCCCATGGCTGCTTCTTAAGCACGGCGCCATTTTTCCTGAGCTGCTGTGACTGCACAGATGGATGCACGGACAGTTCCAGCTGTTTGTGTCTTCAGCTGTCTCTAAAGGCTGGCGCAAAGCCAGACCGGCTTTACAGCCACCACCGGCTAAATGAGCCTGTGTCCACGGGGTAAGAACATGAACAGTCAATCTTTTAGAAAACAAACACTGCCTACTGATTCATTGTAGTTTACTGTGACCAAAAGTGGCAACATAGAGCATGCAGCAGCTGTATGTTTAATCATTGAAAAAGGATTAGACTAACCAGAATCACTTTGACGTCGGATGACAATTAAAACGGGATTATATTCTTTAGTGCAGCTGCAGGGTTATAGCTACTTTAGCAGCATCACCGTGTGATCAACTCTCCATGTTCCCACTAGCCAGCAACTGGCTTTGCCaatgagaaataaatatttaatatgcaGTAAGATGTATTTCCATCTGAGTTACTCCAAACAGAGCTTTGTAATAGGTATAGGATGAAAAAAAtgctgtgttaaaaaaaaaagcaaaggttCTGGTAAAGCTGGGAgaaagtacaaagacaagtgatATTGACCGTAATCGTTATTTACAAGACGAGCTTTTTCCTCACCTGGCTTTATAAACTTGGACCCGATATCGCTGCAGGTATGAGCATTATATAAGAGGTTTCATTTTTGCCACCAGAACTTCCATTGCCATCATCTTTCACACAGAGTCTGTGAAAAGGTTTCCAAAGACACAtacggtgctgtgaaaaagtatttgccccgtcctgatttttttctgtttttttgtatgtctcataataaattatttcagaaatgaaGATAAAAAccaaggcaacctgagtaaacacaaaatacagtttttaaatgataatgttatttattgaagcaaaaaaagttacccaataccaactgggcctgtgtgaatatgtatttgcccccatagttactaatggGTTCAGGTGGACtcgacacaaccaggcctgatttctgcaaaccctgttcaatcacatcaacaactttatcaacagcatgaagttagttaaaaggtcttactcagtaacacactctgcCAAAGCTAatagaaattccagaaatgatgatgaagaaggtgattgaaatacatcagtctgggaagggttacaaagctatttcaaaggctctgggactccaaaggaccccAGAGAGAGTCTTTATCTCctaatggaaaaactcggcacattAGTGAACCTTCCCTGAAGTGGCtgatcttccaaaattcctccaagagctcagcaactactcatccagcaagtctgaaaagagccaaggataacatcaaaggacctacaggcctctctggcatcaataaaggtcactgttcatgactccactatcagaaagacactgggcaaaaatggcatccatggaagagtggtgaggagaaaaccactgctaacccagaagaacattaagactcgtctgaattttgccaaaacacaccttggtgatcctcaaaccttttgggagaatgttctgtggactgatgagttgaaagtggaactgttcggaagacaggggtcccgttaaaTCTgccataaaccaaacacagaattccacaaaaagaacatcatacctacggtcaagcatggtggcggaagtgtgatggtgtggggatgctttgctgcttcagggcctgggcagcttgcagtaattgagggaaacatgaattctgctttctaccagaaaatcctaaaggagaatgtccggtcttcagtctgtaaggtGAAACTCTAACACAActagattatgcagcaagacaacgatccaaagcataggagtaagtcctagtcctagaagtaagtgaaagactgatctccagtaatctgaagcgtttggttgcagttgttgctgctaaaggtggcacaaccagatttaaagtttaagggggcagttagtttttcacatgggtgattgGTGCAAgataacttttttcccccttcaataaagtaaataaataaataaaaactgtattgtgtgtttactcaggttgcctttattttatgttttatttcgtTTGACAATCTAAacctatttagtatgagatgtacacaaaaacagaagaaatcaaatactttttcacagcactgtaccaGCATATATCGTGTATCAGCAGATTGTACACTCGCATCTGTTCTCCTTTACTTTGTGTTTAAATTGTACTTTGGAGACTTATCCTTAAgcagggtgcatggtggcttagaggttagcacgttcgcctcacacctcaagggttgggggtttgattctcaccacggccctgtgtgtgtggagtttgcaggtttcctccgggtactctggtttccaccccattccaaagacatgcatggtaggctgattggcatgtccaaagtgtccgtagtgtatgaatgggtttgtgaatgtgtatgtgatgtgccccatgctccctgggataagctccaggttccccgtgaccctgtaggataagcggtatagaaaatggatggatggatcgttAAGCTGCTAGCTCAAGTGCTACTAATATTAGCAACGCTACTAATAACTCGGTGACTGGTGACAGAAGTAGTGGGTAGAACCAACATGAAATTGGTGATATGGTGCCACCCTTGACTAAATGTAGATGTTTTGAAACTCAGTGGTTCCCTCAAGTGCTTCCCCTTTTGCACCAGGTGTTTTGGGAGTATCGCTTGGGGAGGGAACATGAAAGGGAGGGACTGTATTTGTTTGAAGTTTCAACAGCTCTCTCCTTGTAACTATACCTTTTTAAGAAAAGCTGGCTGGAtatgacagaaaataaaagagtGCTTAAGTAATATAAGCAGGGTCTGCTCAAGCCTATCCACAAAACTGAATAATATACTAAATAGTGTAAGAAATAATGTGATAGTCTAGTACACTACCTTGGATACACTATGAAGGCATACTGTTTCGAtgtgctgtactgtatatttaattatagTAGGATTTGGTGTATTGATTATATAGTATAATTGTTTTCCCCCCTATAGAATAGTCATAttagagtagtagtagttgatGGAAACATGACGAAAATCGACCCACTTTGCTTTGTGCAATGTCCAAATAACATCTTCACAGGCTGTATGAATGTGGTCCATGGTGTGGGTGCCAGAAAAGCAGTTGTCAGAATCGTGTGGTCCAGCATGGACTCCGTGTCCGCCTGCAGGTGTTTCGCACCAATGACAAGGGATGGGGCGTGCGCTGCCGTGACGACCTCGACAAGGGCACGTTCGTCTGTACTTACGCAGGTAACTATAGCATGTAGCGTGTGCGTATTTCGGCGTGTATGACCTTTTGAATATTGGATTGCAAAACATATTTTCGTATCATGTCCTAGGTGTTGTCCTGAGACTCGGGCGGAACTTGGAGGAGCCGCTTCTCTCGAAAATCCAGAAGGAGGAGCAGTTGTCGGATGATGAGGTGGAGGTAGTGGAGGAGTGGACGCTTCCCtcagggcagaagaaaacaGTCACTGAGACACTGGACACCTCTCCACGTCTTTATGTTGCTGTGATCCAGAGGCCTGCAGACCAGCCCTCTGCACCGCTGGATGGCCAGAGGGAACAGCTGGAGAATTCGGTTAGTTACCATGTAGTTACcattttcgtgtgtgtgtgtgtgtgtgtgtgtgtgtgtgtgtgtatgtatatatatatatatatatatatatatatatatatatatatatatatatatatatatatatatatatatatatatataaaattgtgtgtgtgtgtgtattagggctgcaactaatgattattttcataatcagttagttggctgattattattattattcgattaatcggatggggcggggcgaAATttcagtacacttttttttgtttttttaaaataaaatccacaaactgagtgttacaaatataaacttaagactaaaattttacacaactgtttgtccaaaacagaaaagaataacacatcacgttcgttataataaacgacagaagttacactgcacgCGCGcagatacagcatataatgacaatagacttaaattaaactaaaccttttaagcagcttgcaccagtttccctgccccttacacacagtggagcattttggatataaacataactttgtaCTCATGCAGCACTGTctgatctccgcggtgtttaatataaaatgcccccctgcctctctgactttcttcctcagtcacgtgatgatttctcctccgtctgatggagactgaggtcatgttgggaataaaagtaacgctgacagaaagtaaactgaagaaagtcattgtctgtGACTTGGGTGacctgctaatgctagcgtgcgtatgacgtcatacaccgtcgactaggaagcggtttatacttccggttagtaaaaaaaaaccgcgtgttatatttgagatgatattacctttctaaaatccacacactatgcagagtgcatagtgtacagtacttcatttgggacacaactttagtatttactctccgaagcatgttttcagaacagaagtaacgtaatgacaacgattttcataatccataattatcgattttatcgattagttgttgcagctctagtgtgtgtgtgtgtgtgtgtgtatatgtgtgtgtgtgtgtgtatatatatatatatatatatatatatatatatatatatatatatatatatatatatatatatataatataatatatatatatatatatatatatatatatatatatataaggaattttaattctgtattatacaacagttagttccaaTCAACTAATCTTAAACAGTCAACTTACTACGTGCTGTCAGTCAGCATGGCAACACACAACACTCTATCCAGCTGTGGCCTCGCTGGGAACTATTTCCGTTGACTGAGCAACAATTAACTAAATATTTGGCCGTATTGTGTCTAAAATGTCGGTTACTctatattcatttcttgtttatataACTGTTGTAAAAAAGCAGTATCACGCTCACAGTgttgctgttgtactgaatatcggcacaaGGCCGAAGGTAATCACAGCCGTGCCGATACTCTTGCAGGTGCGATATTGCTTAAGTAATCCTACCATAAAATTAAGGAAAATGACACACAAGCGCCTGTATATCAATAAATTGTAGATTTTATGAGCATGCAAATCTGAAATTCCTTTAACCCATATTTAAATCCCCTTCGCCAGTAAACTAGTGTTgcaggttttgtttttatgatgcAGTAACCCTTGCTCGTCACATTCAGTAAGATTCTTCAGGTGAGAGTCTATATACAGTGCAACAAATTCACTGCAATGGCAAACTGCTCACTCCAATGCCTTCTTCTGAAAGGACATCatcataaaaaatgtttaataaaattcaGGGTAAGAAAAACCCAGAACAGATTATTAAATCGCAGGgtatttttaaatttcttttttctttcaaaatcaATGTCCCATATTGATTTTGCAGGATAACCAGGAGGAAATGAACACCTGTTCATCACCTAATCCCAGTCATACAGGTAATACTAATGTGCCTCATTCATACTCATGAAGAGTGATAAACGGTTTGTTCATAAATGATGAgtgtttttatgtttctgtatatttatatgtgtagAAATCAAACACCAGCACAAGGAAGAGGTGGTGAGGAAGAGGCTTCGGTTGGATGGCGAGGAAAACGGTGGCGACGTACGTCGAGATCAGATGGTGCCTAAACCCGACTGTCAGGAAAAAATGTATTATCTTGATGCTTCAAAAGAAGGAAATGTGGGAAGGTTTATTAATGTAAGTATAACTGCATTTTCCACAGAACTTAAAGGggtagttcacccaaaaatgaaaattctgtcatcggTTACTCACGCTCATGTCGTTCCGAACACGTAAGACTTTCTTCATCTgtcagaacacaaatgaagacgtTTTTAACGAAACCCGGGAGATTTCTGTCGCTCCGTTTACAGTCCAGTCACCAAAACTTTAAGattgtaaaagtaatccatatgactccagtggtttaatcccaatgtTTATGACGCGATACGAacgctgtgtgtgtgcaaaaaaaacctcaaattaAGTCGCACTATATCTTCACTTCCGCAGAGATCTCTGATGCATTCGTATCACTTCATAACACTGGGATTACACTgttggagtcacatggattacttgtgagatgcctttatgaactttttggaacTTAAAGTTTTGATGACTGGACTCTAaacagagggacagaaatctcccaggtttcattaaaaacgtCTTCGTTTGCGTTCCGAAGATGAGCGAAAGTCTCACGTGTTCGGAACGACATGAGGGCgagtaactgatgacagaatgttcatttttgggtgaactaccCCTTTAATTATCAGTTTAAATGGATGGGTGTTTGTGTTGTTCTaacattatttctatttttgaCACCACAGCACAGCTGCAATCCCAACCTCTTTGTCCAGAATGTCTTTGTTGATACCCACGATCCCAAATTCCCAGTAATTGCTTTCTTTACGTGCAAGTAAGTTCCTCAGGCGTGTGGTACTCGATGTGTAAATGGCGATGGATGCAATAATTAAGGATTGCTTTGGCAGTTttaactagggctgcaactaacgattattttcataatcgattagttggccaattattttttcaattaatctggtgtgtggggggggggggggcaaactttcagtaccattttttcccccttatttaaaataaaatccacaaactgagtgttaaaaatataaagttaAGACTAAAACTGCTtatccaattatataagactgaaaagaacctaatgcacacacaccagaatatatattaatacatgtagaatatatattattaatattataatatatacagaatattttatattattatattactttttctgtatctataaaaagtaatacatatatacttatttgtgtgtgtgtgtgtgtgtgtgtgtgtgtgtatatgtatatgtgatatatctctatacacacacacacacacacacacacacacacacacacattactttttatgggtgcacaaaagcactgaattctacAGTCCTAGTAATCCCTGGTTGGTTGGTAGAACCTGTCATTCCCCACGGGTTGTTTCAAATACTtggttcaattacattttattgttggtgtgacatttaatttgactctttgaatgatcttttgtttattttatccatcagtgcgacacttgaacttgtctaccactcataggtttttgcaaaaacatctcatttgaatatattttgatacatttaactaaaataaaaaatagtattatttaaacattttaaaaactttcctacagaccccctgcaattacaccactgaccactaggggtccgcggaAACAAggcactagatggtagagtatatggtgcatagtgtaagtgtacagtacttaaTCTGGGACAcagctttagtatttactctccgaagcgtgttttcggaacagaagtaacgtaat
Coding sequences:
- the setdb2 gene encoding histone-lysine N-methyltransferase SETDB2, producing MELSAVERAKTFWSQVDVDLAFEELLGFLMCLREAIKNKAASDKGYVQGMNIIMESEVSLTAALRSDSFEEVLIGEGVIVGEDILTVSVSDSHCTILKMKDLPVPEDALHDDVSRNLESGSDNSQMSSSGRNDAMLLGKLDTYDYMMLLSPANVLSDDQLAPVSPVQLSYQQHDCSPACLPHLPSHSDTFLGHNPLQVPLLCHFQRHCAKPLMLSPHEELDSDVLYKAPCGRSLRRMDDVYQFLQQTKSLGVLQQTNFSFNSQVLPERQAQPRPLAPASPLPTTSISERDISRGIESVPVTLCNDLDGVRPKEFRYRKDRWPHGCFLSTAPFFLSCCDCTDGCTDSSSCLCLQLSLKAGAKPDRLYSHHRLNEPVSTGLYECGPWCGCQKSSCQNRVVQHGLRVRLQVFRTNDKGWGVRCRDDLDKGTFVCTYAGVVLRLGRNLEEPLLSKIQKEEQLSDDEVEVVEEWTLPSGQKKTVTETLDTSPRLYVAVIQRPADQPSAPLDGQREQLENSDNQEEMNTCSSPNPSHTEIKHQHKEEVVRKRLRLDGEENGGDVRRDQMVPKPDCQEKMYYLDASKEGNVGRFINHSCNPNLFVQNVFVDTHDPKFPVIAFFTCKPIRAGTELTWNYSYKTGSDPEHEVQCLCGSNDCQTIII